From Zingiber officinale cultivar Zhangliang chromosome 5B, Zo_v1.1, whole genome shotgun sequence, the proteins below share one genomic window:
- the LOC121985294 gene encoding transcription factor bHLH130-like isoform X2, protein MYGATAVTSKEDLNLPYRSRDVLSESNSNLLRYQSAPSSLLGELCDDFLPGKTTSTAGTFSSGFLGPDLQIEDRTSGGGAAASAGHGLLPLPPQKQQIAMPVFHPQTQTQLIKQQQMANHAYSVAGSSSMRVDTAEQFHKRSNSSHPNLIARQSSSPAGLFSHLHVDNSTGFGYGTVRGGLGNEMSGLKKSTSLSTSKQNSSMSQISEAAASGNSPEESGSFGAFRGNNNYSAWEINSSLQLQNGDRNHVSGLSPQFSLPNTSSEMANLERYWEFQDAMPCKVRAKRGCATHPRSIAERVRRTRISERIRKLQELVPNMDKQTNTSDMLDLAVSYIQDLQKQVLSEKGASCSCSAGKQ, encoded by the exons ATGTACGGAGCGACGGCGGTGACGTCGAAGGAGGATCTGAACCTGCCGTACCGGAGCCGGGACGTGCTGTCCGAATCCAACTCAAATCTTCTTCGCTACCAGTCGGCTCCGAGCTCGCTGCTGGGGGAGCTGTGCGACGACTTCCTCCCCGGCAAGACCACCTCCACAGCCGGCACCTTCTCGTCCGGATTCTTAGGGCCTGACCTCCAGATCGAGGACAGGACCTCCGGCGGCGGCGCGGCCGCAAGCGCTGGCCATGGCTTGCTGCCTCTGCCTCCGCAAAAGCAGCAGATTGCGATGCCCGTGTTTCATCCTCAGACCCAGACTCAGCTTATTAAGCAGCAGCAGATGGCGAACCATGCGTATTCAGTGGCGGGATCGTCCTCGATGAGGGTGGACACGGCGGAGCAATTCCACAAGAGATCCAACTCCTCCCATCCTAATCTGATCGCGAGGCAAAGCAGTTCGCCCGCTGGCCTCTTCTCTCACCTCCACGTCGATAACAGTACTG GATTCGGGTACGGGACGGTGAGAGGTGGTCTGGGAAACGAGATGAGTGGATTGAAGAAGTCGACGAGCCTGTCGACGTCGAAGCAGAACTCCAGCATGTCACAGATTTCGGAGGCTGCGGCTAGTGGCAATAGCCCTGAAGAGAGCGGCAGCTTCGGCGCCTTCCGGGGAAACAATAATTACTCTGCTTGGGAGATCAATTCCTCTTTACAGCTTCAG AATGGAGATAGGAACCATGTGTCAGGGCTAAGCCCTCAATTTAGCTTGCCGAACACTTCATCGGAGATGGCCAATCTGGAAAGGTACTGGGAGTTTCAGGATGCCATGCCTTGCAAGGTCCGTGCTAAACGCGGCTGCGCTACTCATCCTCGGAGCATAGCTGAGAGA GTAAGGAGGACTCGAATCAGCGAAAGAATCAGGAAACTGCAGGAGCTAGTCCCTAATATGGACAAG CAAACCAACACTTCGGATATGCTAGATTTGGCCGTCAGCTACATACAAGATCTGCAGAAACAG GTACTATCGGAGAAAGGAGCAAGTTGCAGTTGTTCAGCTGGCAAGCAATAG
- the LOC121985294 gene encoding transcription factor bHLH130-like isoform X1 — MYGATAVTSKEDLNLPYRSRDVLSESNSNLLRYQSAPSSLLGELCDDFLPGKTTSTAGTFSSGFLGPDLQIEDRTSGGGAAASAGHGLLPLPPQKQQIAMPVFHPQTQTQLIKQQQMANHAYSVAGSSSMRVDTAEQFHKRSNSSHPNLIARQSSSPAGLFSHLHVDNSTGFGYGTVRGGLGNEMSGLKKSTSLSTSKQNSSMSQISEAAASGNSPEESGSFGAFRGNNNYSAWEINSSLQLQNGDRNHVSGLSPQFSLPNTSSEMANLERYWEFQDAMPCKVRAKRGCATHPRSIAERVRRTRISERIRKLQELVPNMDKQTNTSDMLDLAVSYIQDLQKQVKVLSEKGASCSCSAGKQ; from the exons ATGTACGGAGCGACGGCGGTGACGTCGAAGGAGGATCTGAACCTGCCGTACCGGAGCCGGGACGTGCTGTCCGAATCCAACTCAAATCTTCTTCGCTACCAGTCGGCTCCGAGCTCGCTGCTGGGGGAGCTGTGCGACGACTTCCTCCCCGGCAAGACCACCTCCACAGCCGGCACCTTCTCGTCCGGATTCTTAGGGCCTGACCTCCAGATCGAGGACAGGACCTCCGGCGGCGGCGCGGCCGCAAGCGCTGGCCATGGCTTGCTGCCTCTGCCTCCGCAAAAGCAGCAGATTGCGATGCCCGTGTTTCATCCTCAGACCCAGACTCAGCTTATTAAGCAGCAGCAGATGGCGAACCATGCGTATTCAGTGGCGGGATCGTCCTCGATGAGGGTGGACACGGCGGAGCAATTCCACAAGAGATCCAACTCCTCCCATCCTAATCTGATCGCGAGGCAAAGCAGTTCGCCCGCTGGCCTCTTCTCTCACCTCCACGTCGATAACAGTACTG GATTCGGGTACGGGACGGTGAGAGGTGGTCTGGGAAACGAGATGAGTGGATTGAAGAAGTCGACGAGCCTGTCGACGTCGAAGCAGAACTCCAGCATGTCACAGATTTCGGAGGCTGCGGCTAGTGGCAATAGCCCTGAAGAGAGCGGCAGCTTCGGCGCCTTCCGGGGAAACAATAATTACTCTGCTTGGGAGATCAATTCCTCTTTACAGCTTCAG AATGGAGATAGGAACCATGTGTCAGGGCTAAGCCCTCAATTTAGCTTGCCGAACACTTCATCGGAGATGGCCAATCTGGAAAGGTACTGGGAGTTTCAGGATGCCATGCCTTGCAAGGTCCGTGCTAAACGCGGCTGCGCTACTCATCCTCGGAGCATAGCTGAGAGA GTAAGGAGGACTCGAATCAGCGAAAGAATCAGGAAACTGCAGGAGCTAGTCCCTAATATGGACAAG CAAACCAACACTTCGGATATGCTAGATTTGGCCGTCAGCTACATACAAGATCTGCAGAAACAGGTGAAG GTACTATCGGAGAAAGGAGCAAGTTGCAGTTGTTCAGCTGGCAAGCAATAG